The genomic segment CGGACGTGCCGGTGGAGGGGATCGCGTCCGGTGCGACGGCGCTGTACGCGTTCTCGTCCCGGGCGCTGTGGACCAGGGTTCCGCCGGGGAACACGAAGCTGGTCAGCTCATCCGAGATGGTGGCCTTGCCCGTGTCGAGCAGCGTGTAGCGCAGCGCGACTCCACTGTTGTAGGCCCGTATCTGGATGCCGAAGGTGACGCCGCTGCCGCTGTCCTGCAGTTTCCAGCGCATCTCCTGGTAGCGGTCGCTGATCGTCGCGTTGCGGCCGTACACCGGGGTCCAGGGCTGTCCTGGGTCCAGTGCTGGTAGGTCGTCATCACGGTGTCGGCGGTGCCCAGCGTGGTGCCGTCGCTCATCGCGAGTCCGAGCACCGAGGTGTCGACGACCGTCGTGCCGGCCCGCTTGACCGACCAGGAGAGTGCTCCGCCGACCAGCGAGACCGTGATCTTGTTGCTGCCGTCCGGCGACGTGGCGGTCATGGCGGCGTCGGCCGCGGCGGCCTCTCCGGCGCCGACGAGGCCCAGCGAGGCGGCCCCCACCGTGACCGCCGCTCCCTTGAGGATTCCACGCCGGGACAGCGCTCCGGGGCGGGCGGTTCCGTGCGGGTCGGGCTATTCCTGACGTGGTGACGTTTCCATGATCAGTACATCTCTCCCTTGAACGAGTCGCGCGAGGGGCCGGCGTGGGGAATCAGGCGGAGAGCGTGGGCGTCCCGCACGGACTCGGTCCGTGATCAGCCGGGCACGCCCACGCTCACCGGGTCGGCCCTGGCCGGTGTCACCGGCCGCGGGCGTCGTCGATCACTGCTCGGTCAGGGTGACCTCGTCGCAGTAGCCGTCGCCGGTTCCGGAGACGAGGTGGCAGTAGATGCGAGCGGTGTTCACACCTGCCCCTGTCGTGAAGGTCGTCGACTGCTTCGAGTAGGTGCTCGACGTGGTCGAGGCACTCGTGACGGCGGAGCCGTTGTAGAGCTTGGCCTCCAGTGCAGTTGTGGTGCCGGCGGTCTGACTCGCGATCGAGCCGCTCAGCCGGTAGGTGGTGTTCGGCTTGAGCGTGTAGACGAGTTGCCACAGGGTGCCACCGCTCAGGGACGAGTTCGTCAGTCCGGCGGCGTTGCCGTTGGACGACGTGCCCGTGAGCGAGAAGTCACCGTTGCGCCAGGGCACGGTGTGGCCGGACTCGAAGTTGCCGTTGATGACGTGGTTCTTGACGGGGGTGACGGCGAGGTCGTCGCAGTAGCCGTTGCCGCTGCCCGAGCTCTTGTAGCAGTACAGGCGCACCGTGCTGTTCGCCGCGCCGGTGGTGAAGTCGGCGGAGACGAACGTCCACGCGGTGCCGCTGGCGCTCGCCACCGTTTCCAGGCCACCGGTGTTCTTGACGCCGATGTTCATGACCTCACCCGCGACGGCGGACTTCACCCAGCCGGAGACACGGTACGTCGTCCGGGGCGCGACGGGGACGTAGTTCTCCACGGAGGCGGGCGACGGGCCGACCCGGACCGCGTAAGTTCCGCTGTGGGCGCCCGAGTTCACCACCGAGGCGGAGTTCCACGCGCTCCACGCCGTGAGCGATCCCTTCTCGAAGCCGAGGTTCTCGTTCGCGAGGCAGGTCGCGTCGGACGGCGTGCTGAACTGGTCGGCGCCGATGTCGGGTGCGCAGACCGCGGGAACAGGTGATCCCCAGTAGTCCTTGCCGCCGTTGTCGGGCATGACGACTCCCGCGCCGATGGCCGGGGAGCTTGCGGTCAGCTGGTAGCCGTCGACGGAGTCGATGCCCGTGCCGCCGCTGCCGGGCGAGACCAGCAGGGGATCCGCGGTGATGTTCCCGTTGCCGGTCGGCTCACTCGCCGGGTGGTTGCCGTAGAAGAGGTTGTTCCGCCAGGCGAAGTTCGAGGCCGGCTGACCGCTGGTGTAGACGTAGCCGCCGCTGCCCAGGTTGTAGATGAGGTTGTTGGCGAGCGTCAGGTCGTTCCAGGCGCCGGAGACCTCGAAGATGTTCGCGGTGGACCCGGAGGGGACGTAGATGGTGTTGTTGTAGAACGTGGAGTCCTGGGAGCCGAGCATGTTGACGACGCGGAGGCGGTCGTCCTCGCTGACGTTGTAGCGGACCACGGCGTTGCTGCTGAGGCGTGACCCTCCGCCGCAGCCGCAGAAGAGGAGGAACCCTCCCTCGTTGTCGTGGCTGTAGTTGTACTGGACGATCGTGCCGTCCTGCCCGTAGTCGACGTCGAAGCCCTGGCCGTCGGGGTTCCCGGTGAGCTTCTTGGTCCCGTACGCCTCGTTGTACTGGATCACGGTCCCGTCGGAGTCCCAGGCCCAGATGCCGGCGTTCGCCGCGTTGGGGGCCTTCGCCGCGTTGTAGACCACGTTGTGCTCGATGAGGGCGTCCTTCGACATCTGCACCACGATGCCGTCGCCGTCCGTGTCATGGACGGTGTTGTTCCTGACGACGACACCCGTCCAGGGGGTCCAGGCGGGGTTGTTGCATCCGATGGACGGCCGGCACAGCCATGTGCTGGACATGTTGATACCGCTGCGGGCGATGTCGGCGACGGTGTTGCCGTCGATGACGACGTCGTTGAAGGCGCTGGGTGTCGTGGTCCCGAGAACGGAGAAGAGGATGCCCGCGCTGCCGTCGACTTCCTTCGAGTTGTTTCCGTTCACGTCGTGGATGTTGAGGTTGCTGATCTTGTAGTGGTTGCCGGTGCCGTAGTTCTCGAGCACCACGTAGACACCGCGCCGCGCGTTCGCGCCCTTCACGGCACCGGTGTTGGTCACCTCCAGGTTGGAGATCTCCCAGTACTCCTGGTTGTGCAGGTAGATCGCGTCCGTGCCGCCGCCTCCGGCGATGATCGGCAGGGCGCCCGTGCCGTAGGCGTCGATGGAGATCGATCCGTCTGCCGCGCTGCCCGAGCCCAGCGGGTGCAGGGTTCCGGTGCAGGTTGTTCCTCTCTTCAGCAGCAGCTGGTCCCCCGGGGCGAAGGTCTTCGCGTTCGGGCCGGCCAACGAGTTCCATGGCGAGCCGGAGGTGCCGGTCCCGTTAGTCGCCGCCGAGCAGTCCACGTAGTAGGAGGTGCCCGCCGCGTGGGCCTGGACGGCCGGCGTGAGCACTACCGCGGCGCAGGCGAGCAGCATGGTGACGACCAGGCCTGCGATGAAGCGTCTTATGTCGGTGACATGTCTCATGGTGCCTCTCCCCGTACAACATTGTCGGGTTGGGTGGTTGGGCTCGCCGTGCTCTTGCGGAGCGCGGCGACGATCGCCTGCGTCGGAGCGGGCTGGTTCGCCCAATCGGCGGCCACGTGTCCGTCGGCGCCGATCAGGAGTGTGTGGAGCTGTCCGTCCATGGACAGCCGGGTGCCGGCGGAGGCCGAGTCCGCGGCGACCACGAGGCCGGGCGGGATGGACCAGTTCGCCGCGAAGTTCTTCAGCGCGCCGTCGGTCGTGCGGCCGTCGGAGTCGGCGATGAGGACCCTTACGTCGGGGTACTGCAGCGCCACGCTCTTGAGCGACGGGATCTGGCTCCGCGCGTGCGCTGCTCCGACGTTTCCCTGGTCGTCGACGGGGAGGGCCGATATGAGGGTCGGCCCGGAGACGGCGATCCGGTTCCCGTCGAGCAGGGTCACCCCGGAGCCGGCCGGTCGTTCTTCGGCCTGGCAGGCGGTGACGAGCAGGAGCGCGGGGACGAGCAGGAGCACGCCGACGAACGGGACCCTCCCCGTGCGACGGGCCCCCTTCGTCGCCTTTCGAATCCCGGTCACCGGACCGGCCCTTCGAGAGGAAGGATGGGTGCCTCAAGGGCTTCGTCGCGGTCGCACACGAGAGTGTCTCCGCTCACCCGCAGGCGGGCGACCTGGATCGAGCTCCGGCGGTCGTTGTCGTCGCTGCGGTGTACGGCGCCGTCGTCGGACCGCCCCGGGTGCGTGAAATAGAAGACGTAGGCGCCGAGTTCGCTGGTGACGACGTCGGCGTGGTAGCCGTATCCCCCGTCGTCCGGGCCCTGGCCGGAACGGTCGAGGACGAGTCCTCGCGGTTCCCATGTCTCCAGGTCCCGGGAGTGAAGAACCCGCTGTCCATGCCATTCGTCGACGAGCATCCAGTAACTGCCGCCGAGCTCGAAGACGTTCGCGCCCTCGTGATTCGAGCACTCGACGGCAGGCCCCCGGACGGTCCACCGTGCCAGATCGTCGCTGTCCGCCGCGTAGGTGTGCGCGTGATCGGCCTCGTCCTTGTACCACATGCGGTAGCCGCCTGTGGGGAGCCGCAGGACGCAGGCGTCGATCACCCTCTCGGACGAGAGCGGCAAGGTGGAACGGTAGGTCCACGAGAAGAGGTCGTGGCTCGTGTAGTGACGGATCACGCGCGTGTGGCCCGCCCACTGGGTCGGGACCCCGCGGATCACGCTGACGAACATGTGGTACTCGGTTCCGTCGTCGACGATCTCGGGCGCCCAGTAGGTGTGGCGCCCTGGCTCGATGTCGAGCCCCTCGGCGGTTCCCCGGTACAGCCAGGTGGCCCCGCCGTCCGCGGAGGACGCGATCCCGAGGTCGGTCCCGTGGACCCAGCTCACGTCGTTCATCGGTGGCGCGTCGGCGCGGCGGCTCGTGTAGAACATCCACCACTCGCCGGCGTGCCGGTTGAAGACGACGGTGGGGTCGGTCGCGCCGTCGTGAATGGGGTCGCGGAACAGGGGGCGGTCAATGGCTGTCATCGGTGTTTCCCTCAGTCCTGACGGCGCGTCAGGCGGATCATGTTCCAGGACATCGGTTCGAGTTCGGCGTGGAGGACGCCGTCGCCGACGGTGGTGCCGGTGGCGGTGTGCGGGGTGACGCGGTCGGGCCTGTCCGCGGTGTTGGTGGCCTCCGGGTCGTTGTCCGCCAGGACCAGGTGCTCCGCGAGGGTGAGGGCCTCGACGCCGCTCAGGTCGATCGTCAGCGGCAGGGCCCGCGTCTGGCCGCGGTTGACGGCGAAGACGGTGACGGCGCCCGTCTCGTCGTCGGTGACCGCGGTGGCGTGCAGCAGCGGTACGTCACCGAAACGGGCGGTCGGGTACGTCGGGCTGTCCACCTCGACGCGCAGCACCCGGCCACGTCCGTACGCCGACGCCTGGGCGAAGGGGTAGAACGTGGTCTGCCGCCACGCCGGGCCGCCCGGCTCGGTCATGATCGGCGCGATGACGTTGACGAGCTGCGCGAGGGATGCCGCGGTGACCCGGTCGGCATGCCGCAGCAGGGCGATCATCAGCGAGCCGAAGACCACGGCGTCGGTGACGGTGTAGACGTCCTCCAGCAGGCGCGGCGCCTGCTGCCACTCTTCCACGGCGTGCGGGTTGGGCCGCTTCTGGTACCAGACGTTCCACTCGTCGAAGGAGAGGTTGATGTGCTTCTTCGCCTTGAGGCGGGCGCGCACGTGGTCGCAGGTGGCGACGACCGACTCGATGAAGTGCTCCATGTCGACGGCGGAGGCCAGGAAGGAGTCCCGGTCGCCGTCGATCTCCTCGTAGTAGGCGTGCAGGGATACGTAGTCCACGAGGTCGTAAGTGGCCTGGAGGACGGTCGACTCCCAGGAGGCGAAGGTCGGCATGGAGGAGCTGGAGCTGCCGCAGGCGACCAGTTCCAGACCGGGGTCGACCTGCCGCATGGCACGGGCGGTCTCGGCGGCGAGGCGGCCGTACTCCTCGGGTGTCTTGTGGCCGGTCTGCCAGGGGCCGTCCATCTCGTTGCCCAGGCACCACATCCGGATGCCGTACGGCTCCTTGTCGCCGTGGGCGGCTCGGCGGTCGGACAGCTCGGTGCCGCCGGGGTGGTTCGCGTACTCCAGCAGCCGTACCGCGTCCTCCACGCCTCGTGTGCCGAGGTTGACGGCCATCATGGGCTCCATGCCCGTCCTACCGCAGAAGTCCATGAACTCGCCCAGGCCGAACTGGTTGGTCTCGGTGGACTTCCAGGCCAGGTCCAGCCGGGCCGGCCGCTCCTCGCGCGGGCCCACGCTGTCCTCCCAGCGGTAGCCGGAGACGAAGTTGCCGCCGGGGTAGCGGACGGTGGTCACACCGAGCTCACGGACCAGCTCCAGGACGTCCTGGCGCAGTCCGTCCGCGTCGGCGGTGGGATGGCCGGGCTCGTAGATGCCGGTGTAGACGCAGCGCCCCATGTGCTCGACGAACGATCCGAACACACGTGGGTTGACACTGCCGACCGCGAAGGCCGGATCGAGGGTGAAGCGGGCGGCGGGCGTGGTGCCGGGCTGGGACATGACTGCCTTTCAGGTGTGACAAGGAAGAAGGAGGGCGGGAGGGGGGCGACGGGAGAGGGGGATCAGAGCGCCAGCGCGCAGACCACCGAGGGGGCGGAGACCGGCGGGTGGGGCCGGGTGAGGGTGCCGTCGTCCAGGACCCGCAGGGCGGCGAGGGTGCCGCTGTGCTGGTTGGCGACGAGCAGGTGGCCGGCCGCCAGGGTCAGGCCGCGGGGCCATGTGCCGCCGGCGGGGACCTCGCCGACCGGTTCCAGGGTGGTGCCGGTGAGGCGGAACGCGGCGACCGTGTCGGCGCCCCGGTTGCTCACCCACACGAAGCGTCCGCAGGGCGAGGCCACGATTCCGGCGGGCTGGTTGACGACGTCGTGGGCTGTCGTGGCAGGAGCGGAGGAGACGGCCGTCAGGGTGCCGTCGGTGGCGTCGTAGCGGTGGCAGGTGACGGTCGAGGACAGCTCGTCGGCGCTGAACACCAGGTCACCGCCGGGGGCGAAGGCGAGGTGGCGGGGGCCGGATCCGGCGCGCGTCGGATTCACCGCGACCCGCTCCAGGGTGCCGGTGCGGGTGTCCAGCCGGTACGTGAACACCGCGTCCGCCCCCAGGTCGGTCACCAGCAGGAAACGGCCCGCGGGGTCGAGGAGGACCTGATGGGCGTGGCTTCCCTCCTGGCGTCCGGTGACCGGGCCCGAGCCCTGATGGACGACGAGGTCGGTCGGTTCCAACAGGCGTCCGTCCGCGCCGAGCCGGTGCACCGCGACGGTGCCCGGCGCGGTGTCGCTGCCGTAGTTCGCGGTCAGCAGCCACTCACCGCCCGGGTGGACGGTGAGGTGGCACGGGTTCGCCCCGCCGCCGCTCACCGGGTCGCCCAGCGGGGACAGGGTGCCGTCTCGGTCGCGGGCGACGGCGCTGACGGTGCCCGCCCCGGTCTCGTTCGTGCTGTAGACGACGTCGAGCGACGGGTGAGCGGCCAGGAAGGAGGCTCCGCTGACGGGCAGCGGCTTCACCTGGTCGTCGTACGTCATGCGGCCGGTGGCGGGGTCGAGGAGCAGGGCGGCGATGCCGGGGCCGTCCCCGCCGGAGTCCGGTGTGTAGGAGCCGGTGAGGAAGGGGATCGCGCCGGTGGAGGGGCTTGTGGGCATGGGTGGTCCTGAGAGTCGCTGTGCCGGGGCGGAAGGAGGTGTCAGCGGACGATGTCGTCGTGGTGGTCGAGCAGTCCCAGTTCGGAGCGCCGGGGCAGGCCCTCCCAGTCGCCGGCGGTGCTCACCGCGAAGGCGCCGAGCAGGGCCGCCGTCCTCAGCCGCCGCTGCGGGGGCTCCCCCGCGAGCAGTTCGGCCAGGTAGCCGGCGGCGAACGCGTCTCCCGCGCCCACCGAGTCGTGGACCTGGACCGGTACGGCGGGCTGCCGGTGGGGCCGTCCGTCGAGGAGGGCGTACGCCCCGTCGGCACCGATCTTGATCACGGCTCCGTCGGGTCCGAGGTCGCAGATGCCCTGGGCGAGTTCCTCCGGTCCTTCGGCACCGGGCACCACGAGCCCGGCCTCGTGCGGTCCGGCGAAGACCAGGTCGCTCCTGCGCAGCAGAGGCAGCAGGGTGCGCCGGGCCTCGGCCTCACTCCACAGCAGCGAGCGGAAGTTGACGTCCAGGGAGATGGTCACGCCGGCGTCGGCGGCGATGTCCACGGCCCGGGTCACGGCCTGGGCGGGGCCCTCACCGAGCGCCGGGGTGATGCCCGTGATGTGGAGGACCGCCGCCCCCGCGACGACGTGCTCGGGAATGTCGTCGGCGGTGAGCCGCGCGCCGGCGGTGTGGGTGCGGTAGTAGCGCGTACGGCTCCGGGTGGAGGTGCGACGCTCCTTGAGCAGCAGGGATGTGGGGGCGGCGTCGCGCGCGGCGACGGTGGTGACCCCTTCGGCCTGTAGTTCCCGCAGGACGAGTTCGCCGAGTTCGTCGTCGCCCACCCGGCCGATCCAGGTCGCGGATCCGCCGAGCCGGCTGACCCCGATGGCGACGTTGGACTCCGCGCCGGCGATGCCCAGGCGCAGCGTGGTGCCGAGCGCGAACGGGCCGGGGGCCCGGGCCGCCATGACGGCGAGCACGTCGCCGAGGGTGACGAGGTAGGGCTCGCCGGGCGGGGGTGCGGATATGCTCACGCGTTCGCCTCCCCGGCCCGTGCGGTGGTCCCTACCGCGTCCAGCAGGGTGCGCGCCCTCGTGGTGAGGGCGCCCAGTGCCTGCGGAGTCGGGTCCTGGTCCGTCCCGCGCAGCAGCGGGGAGCCGATTCCGACCGCACAGGCGCCCGCGTCCAGGTAGTCCCGCGCCTCGTCGATGCCGACGCCGCCGACGGCGAGGAGTGGGATGTCGGGCAGGGGCGCTCGCAGTTGGCGCAGGTGAGCGGGGCCGCCCGTGCTCGCGGGGAACACCTTGACGGCGGCGGCGCCGGCCCGCCACGCCTGTGACACCTCCGTCGGTGTCCAGGCCCCCGGGTAGCACGGGACACCCCGGTCCACCGCGTTCCGGACGACTTCGGTGTCCACGACGGGGGCGACCAGGAACTCCGCTCCCGCCGCCAGGGCGTCCCTGGCCTGGTCGCCGGTGATCACGGTGCCCGCGCCGACCGCTACGTCGGGGCCGAGTTCCGCCCGGATGCGGGCCAGCGCGTCGAGCGCTCCTGCGGTGGTGAGGGTGACCTCCAGGCAGGTGACGCCGCCGGAGGCGAGGGCCCGGGCCACGGCGGGCAGCCCGGAGGCGTCGGCCGACCTGAGGATGGCCATGACCCGGGTCCGGCCGAGCTGCGGGGTGAGGGCGGGACGCTCCGTCATGACCCCACCGCCGCGGGGGACGTGAGAGCTCCCTGGGTGTGCGTCATGCGAAGTTCCTTTGCCTGAAGGTGAGTTGGTGAACGTGGGGTCACTTGAGTCCGGAGGTGGCGGCACCCGCGACGAAGCCCCGCTGCACGATCAGGAACAACGCCAGCACCGGGACGACGTACATCACCGCGCCTGCGGCGACCAGGTTCCCCAGCGGGGCACCGTGCTCGTTGACGTAGCCGTAGGCGAGCTTGACCGCGAGCGTGGTGTGGGCGTCGTCCAGCAGCAGGGCGGGCGCGATGTAGTCGCCCCAGGTCCAGCTGAAGGACAGGATCAGGCTGGTGGCGATGACCGGCCAGGACTGTGGCAGGAAGATGCGCCAGAAGATGCGGATCTGCCCGCAGCCGTCCACGATCGCGGCCTCCTCCAGTTCCTTGGGCATGTTCGAGAAGAACTGCCGGAACAGGAAGATCAGGTACGGGGCTCCGCACAGGCCCCACAGCACCCACGGCACATAGGTGTTGGTGAGGTGCATCTTGGCGAACAGCAGGTAGGTCGGGATGAGGGTGAGAACCTGCGGCAGCATCATCGTCGACAGGAGCACGGAGAAGATCAGCCGCTTGCCGGGCGCGTCGAGGCGGGCGAATCCATAACCCGCCCACGCGGAGGCCAGCGTGACCAGCAGGGCGTAGACGGTGGCGATCGTCAGGGAGTTGCGGGCGTAGCCGAGGTAGTCGATCTGGGTCAGCGCGTCATAGAAGTTGTTCAGGCTGGGGTCGTGCGGCCACCAGTGGACCGGCAGCGCGCGCAGCTCGGAGGGGTTCTTCAGGGCGGTGTTCAGCAGCCAGCCGAACGGGCCGAGGAAGAGGACGAGGGCGCCGACGAGCAGCATGTAGACGGCGCTTCTACGAGGGAACACCATCACTTGCCTCCGATCGTGCGCTGTCTGGACGGCTTGGCCGCCTCCGGGTCGACGGAGTAGAAGACCGCGCCCTTGCTGAGTCTGAAGACGAGGAAGGTGATCGCGACGATGATCAGGAACAGCAGCCAGAGCATCGCGGAGGCGTATCCGTAACGGCCGTTGGCGAAGTACTGGGCGAACACGTTGATCATGAACAGGTAGTTGCTCTCGGGGACGGACGTGACGCCCCTGGGGGTGGGGTCGAGGGAGATCAGCAGCGGCAGGAAACTCTGCACGGCGGCGATGATGCCCGTGATGACCTGGAAGAACAGCACCGGGGAGAGCATCGGCACGGTGATTTTGGTAAAGGACTGCCAGGCGTTCGCCCCGTCCACACGGGCGGCCTCGTGCAGCTCCTTGGGAATGTCCTGGAGCCCCGCCAGTGAGATGATCATGGTGTTGCCGGCGCCCCACAGGGTCAGGGTGACCAGGACCCAGCGGGCGTAGGGGTCCATCAGCCAGCTCACACCGTTGACGTGCAGGGCGTCCAGGACACCGTTGGCCGCGCCCGAGTCCCGGTCGAAGATCAGCTTGAAGGTGAGAGCGGCACCCACCGGCGGGACGATCGCGGGCAGGTACAGCAGGGTGCGGAACAGCCCGCGGGCCCGGATCGGCTGGTTGACCAGCACCGCCAGCAGCAGCCCCGCGGCGATGGACAGCGGCACGGTGATCGCGACGAAGACGCCGGTGCGGGCCAGGGAGGACATCGTC from the Streptomyces sp. NBC_00310 genome contains:
- a CDS encoding carbohydrate binding domain-containing protein, which codes for MRHVTDIRRFIAGLVVTMLLACAAVVLTPAVQAHAAGTSYYVDCSAATNGTGTSGSPWNSLAGPNAKTFAPGDQLLLKRGTTCTGTLHPLGSGSAADGSISIDAYGTGALPIIAGGGGTDAIYLHNQEYWEISNLEVTNTGAVKGANARRGVYVVLENYGTGNHYKISNLNIHDVNGNNSKEVDGSAGILFSVLGTTTPSAFNDVVIDGNTVADIARSGINMSSTWLCRPSIGCNNPAWTPWTGVVVRNNTVHDTDGDGIVVQMSKDALIEHNVVYNAAKAPNAANAGIWAWDSDGTVIQYNEAYGTKKLTGNPDGQGFDVDYGQDGTIVQYNYSHDNEGGFLLFCGCGGGSRLSSNAVVRYNVSEDDRLRVVNMLGSQDSTFYNNTIYVPSGSTANIFEVSGAWNDLTLANNLIYNLGSGGYVYTSGQPASNFAWRNNLFYGNHPASEPTGNGNITADPLLVSPGSGGTGIDSVDGYQLTASSPAIGAGVVMPDNGGKDYWGSPVPAVCAPDIGADQFSTPSDATCLANENLGFEKGSLTAWSAWNSASVVNSGAHSGTYAVRVGPSPASVENYVPVAPRTTYRVSGWVKSAVAGEVMNIGVKNTGGLETVASASGTAWTFVSADFTTGAANSTVRLYCYKSSGSGNGYCDDLAVTPVKNHVINGNFESGHTVPWRNGDFSLTGTSSNGNAAGLTNSSLSGGTLWQLVYTLKPNTTYRLSGSIASQTAGTTTALEAKLYNGSAVTSASTTSSTYSKQSTTFTTGAGVNTARIYCHLVSGTGDGYCDEVTLTEQ
- a CDS encoding TlpA family protein disulfide reductase, with the translated sequence MTGIRKATKGARRTGRVPFVGVLLLVPALLLVTACQAEERPAGSGVTLLDGNRIAVSGPTLISALPVDDQGNVGAAHARSQIPSLKSVALQYPDVRVLIADSDGRTTDGALKNFAANWSIPPGLVVAADSASAGTRLSMDGQLHTLLIGADGHVAADWANQPAPTQAIVAALRKSTASPTTQPDNVVRGEAP
- a CDS encoding glycosyl hydrolase translates to MTAIDRPLFRDPIHDGATDPTVVFNRHAGEWWMFYTSRRADAPPMNDVSWVHGTDLGIASSADGGATWLYRGTAEGLDIEPGRHTYWAPEIVDDGTEYHMFVSVIRGVPTQWAGHTRVIRHYTSHDLFSWTYRSTLPLSSERVIDACVLRLPTGGYRMWYKDEADHAHTYAADSDDLARWTVRGPAVECSNHEGANVFELGGSYWMLVDEWHGQRVLHSRDLETWEPRGLVLDRSGQGPDDGGYGYHADVVTSELGAYVFYFTHPGRSDDGAVHRSDDNDRRSSIQVARLRVSGDTLVCDRDEALEAPILPLEGPVR
- the arfA gene encoding arabinosylfuranosidase ArfA, giving the protein MSQPGTTPAARFTLDPAFAVGSVNPRVFGSFVEHMGRCVYTGIYEPGHPTADADGLRQDVLELVRELGVTTVRYPGGNFVSGYRWEDSVGPREERPARLDLAWKSTETNQFGLGEFMDFCGRTGMEPMMAVNLGTRGVEDAVRLLEYANHPGGTELSDRRAAHGDKEPYGIRMWCLGNEMDGPWQTGHKTPEEYGRLAAETARAMRQVDPGLELVACGSSSSSMPTFASWESTVLQATYDLVDYVSLHAYYEEIDGDRDSFLASAVDMEHFIESVVATCDHVRARLKAKKHINLSFDEWNVWYQKRPNPHAVEEWQQAPRLLEDVYTVTDAVVFGSLMIALLRHADRVTAASLAQLVNVIAPIMTEPGGPAWRQTTFYPFAQASAYGRGRVLRVEVDSPTYPTARFGDVPLLHATAVTDDETGAVTVFAVNRGQTRALPLTIDLSGVEALTLAEHLVLADNDPEATNTADRPDRVTPHTATGTTVGDGVLHAELEPMSWNMIRLTRRQD
- a CDS encoding lactonase family protein — encoded protein: MPTSPSTGAIPFLTGSYTPDSGGDGPGIAALLLDPATGRMTYDDQVKPLPVSGASFLAAHPSLDVVYSTNETGAGTVSAVARDRDGTLSPLGDPVSGGGANPCHLTVHPGGEWLLTANYGSDTAPGTVAVHRLGADGRLLEPTDLVVHQGSGPVTGRQEGSHAHQVLLDPAGRFLLVTDLGADAVFTYRLDTRTGTLERVAVNPTRAGSGPRHLAFAPGGDLVFSADELSSTVTCHRYDATDGTLTAVSSAPATTAHDVVNQPAGIVASPCGRFVWVSNRGADTVAAFRLTGTTLEPVGEVPAGGTWPRGLTLAAGHLLVANQHSGTLAALRVLDDGTLTRPHPPVSAPSVVCALAL
- a CDS encoding sugar kinase, giving the protein MSISAPPPGEPYLVTLGDVLAVMAARAPGPFALGTTLRLGIAGAESNVAIGVSRLGGSATWIGRVGDDELGELVLRELQAEGVTTVAARDAAPTSLLLKERRTSTRSRTRYYRTHTAGARLTADDIPEHVVAGAAVLHITGITPALGEGPAQAVTRAVDIAADAGVTISLDVNFRSLLWSEAEARRTLLPLLRRSDLVFAGPHEAGLVVPGAEGPEELAQGICDLGPDGAVIKIGADGAYALLDGRPHRQPAVPVQVHDSVGAGDAFAAGYLAELLAGEPPQRRLRTAALLGAFAVSTAGDWEGLPRRSELGLLDHHDDIVR
- a CDS encoding bifunctional 4-hydroxy-2-oxoglutarate aldolase/2-dehydro-3-deoxy-phosphogluconate aldolase, whose translation is MTERPALTPQLGRTRVMAILRSADASGLPAVARALASGGVTCLEVTLTTAGALDALARIRAELGPDVAVGAGTVITGDQARDALAAGAEFLVAPVVDTEVVRNAVDRGVPCYPGAWTPTEVSQAWRAGAAAVKVFPASTGGPAHLRQLRAPLPDIPLLAVGGVGIDEARDYLDAGACAVGIGSPLLRGTDQDPTPQALGALTTRARTLLDAVGTTARAGEANA
- a CDS encoding carbohydrate ABC transporter permease — encoded protein: MVFPRRSAVYMLLVGALVLFLGPFGWLLNTALKNPSELRALPVHWWPHDPSLNNFYDALTQIDYLGYARNSLTIATVYALLVTLASAWAGYGFARLDAPGKRLIFSVLLSTMMLPQVLTLIPTYLLFAKMHLTNTYVPWVLWGLCGAPYLIFLFRQFFSNMPKELEEAAIVDGCGQIRIFWRIFLPQSWPVIATSLILSFSWTWGDYIAPALLLDDAHTTLAVKLAYGYVNEHGAPLGNLVAAGAVMYVVPVLALFLIVQRGFVAGAATSGLK
- a CDS encoding carbohydrate ABC transporter permease, with protein sequence MSTEQITAPGAPSPSGGTAARPGPRTRAHAGRGPRSLTTRRAWAFYVFAAPWVLGFLALTAFPLGYALWLSLTNADGLSQNSRFVGLENYREVLTDPETMSSLARTGVFVAITVPLSIAAGLLLAVLVNQPIRARGLFRTLLYLPAIVPPVGAALTFKLIFDRDSGAANGVLDALHVNGVSWLMDPYARWVLVTLTLWGAGNTMIISLAGLQDIPKELHEAARVDGANAWQSFTKITVPMLSPVLFFQVITGIIAAVQSFLPLLISLDPTPRGVTSVPESNYLFMINVFAQYFANGRYGYASAMLWLLFLIIVAITFLVFRLSKGAVFYSVDPEAAKPSRQRTIGGK